Proteins co-encoded in one Kocuria flava genomic window:
- a CDS encoding sugar phosphate isomerase/epimerase family protein, with product MALSTSSLYPLGVPETFEAAVELGYDSIEVLVTHERMSQLTHQLQDLVQRHQLPISTIHAPTLLLTQQVWGKSWTKIQMAAALTEQVGAEVVVVHPPFRWQRKYAANFVEGVRVVSRATGVKISVENMYPWRVRGRDTVVYAPHYSPLGQDYDWVTWDFSHAATARMDSLAAIRELGPRLGHVHLTDGSGETTADEHLLPGHGVQPVAESLHHLAATRWQGVIGVEVSTRRAKTPEERTAWLAESLEFARRHTTAPEDPRPGTGAQDPIPDPERTP from the coding sequence GTGGCGCTGTCCACGAGCTCGCTGTACCCGCTCGGGGTGCCCGAGACCTTCGAGGCGGCCGTGGAGCTGGGCTACGACAGCATCGAGGTGCTCGTCACCCACGAGCGGATGAGCCAGCTGACCCACCAGCTGCAGGACCTCGTGCAGCGCCACCAGCTCCCGATCTCCACGATCCACGCCCCGACCCTGCTGCTGACCCAGCAGGTCTGGGGCAAGTCGTGGACGAAGATCCAGATGGCCGCGGCCCTCACCGAGCAGGTGGGCGCCGAGGTCGTGGTCGTCCACCCGCCGTTCCGGTGGCAGCGCAAGTACGCCGCGAACTTCGTGGAGGGCGTGCGCGTGGTCTCCCGGGCCACCGGGGTGAAGATCTCCGTCGAGAACATGTACCCCTGGCGGGTCCGCGGCCGCGACACGGTGGTCTACGCACCCCACTACAGCCCGCTGGGCCAGGACTACGACTGGGTGACGTGGGACTTCTCCCACGCCGCGACCGCCCGCATGGACTCCCTGGCCGCGATCAGGGAGCTCGGCCCCCGGCTGGGGCACGTGCACCTGACCGACGGCTCGGGGGAGACCACCGCCGACGAGCACCTGCTGCCCGGCCACGGCGTGCAGCCGGTCGCCGAGTCCCTCCACCACCTCGCCGCCACTCGGTGGCAGGGCGTCATCGGCGTGGAGGTCTCCACCCGCCGGGCGAAGACCCCCGAGGAGCGCACGGCCTGGCTGGCCGAGTCCCTCGAGTTCGCCCGCCGCCACACCACCGCGCCGGAGGACCCCCGCCCGGGCACCGGCGCCC